The Miltoncostaea oceani genome includes a region encoding these proteins:
- a CDS encoding dihydrofolate reductase family protein — translation MGIVRCHISVSLDGYAAGPRQSLENPLGEGGEGLHRWAFELDAWRREHGRDGGVTNASSAVVEEVTANVGAGVMGRSMFGGGPGPWRGDPPWRGWWGDDPPFHTPVFVLTHHERAPLEMEGGTTFHFVTDGVDVAVARARDAAGDRDVAVHGGADTVQQTIRAGLLDEIVVHVTPLTLGGGSRLFEDVGDATFEVVGAVDAPGVTHVRYRVVR, via the coding sequence ATGGGGATCGTCAGGTGCCACATCTCGGTGTCCCTCGACGGCTACGCCGCCGGGCCGCGTCAGAGCCTCGAGAACCCACTCGGCGAGGGCGGCGAGGGGCTGCACCGGTGGGCGTTCGAACTCGACGCCTGGCGAAGGGAGCACGGCCGGGACGGCGGCGTCACCAACGCGTCGTCGGCGGTGGTGGAGGAGGTGACCGCGAACGTCGGCGCGGGCGTGATGGGCCGGAGCATGTTCGGCGGCGGACCCGGCCCGTGGCGCGGGGACCCACCGTGGAGGGGCTGGTGGGGTGACGACCCGCCGTTCCACACGCCGGTGTTCGTCCTGACGCACCATGAGCGGGCGCCCCTCGAGATGGAGGGCGGGACGACGTTCCACTTCGTGACCGACGGCGTCGACGTGGCGGTCGCGCGGGCGCGGGACGCCGCGGGCGACCGGGACGTCGCCGTCCACGGCGGCGCGGACACGGTCCAGCAGACGATCCGGGCCGGACTCCTCGACGAGATCGTCGTCCACGTGACGCCGCTGACCCTGGGCGGCGGGTCCCGTCTGTTCGAGGACGTCGGCGACGCGACGTTCGAGGTCGTCGGCGCGGTCGACGCGCCGGGCGTCACCCACGTGAGGTACCGGGTGGTGAGGTAG
- a CDS encoding antibiotic biosynthesis monooxygenase family protein, whose translation MSVVRINAITVPAERAEEFEARFAARAGEVATSPGFEAFELLRPSDDRGVYLVYTRWESTEAFDAWVQSSAFTRGHKAHNTQGPVSSQSELWSFEVIQHEVGAPG comes from the coding sequence GTGTCCGTCGTGCGCATCAACGCCATCACCGTCCCCGCCGAACGCGCCGAGGAGTTCGAGGCCCGCTTCGCCGCGCGCGCCGGCGAGGTCGCGACGTCCCCCGGCTTCGAGGCCTTCGAGCTCCTCCGCCCGAGCGACGACCGCGGCGTCTACCTCGTCTACACCCGCTGGGAGAGCACCGAGGCCTTCGACGCCTGGGTCCAGAGCTCCGCCTTCACGCGTGGCCACAAGGCCCACAACACCCAGGGACCCGTGAGCAGCCAGAGCGAGCTCTGGTCCTTCGAGGTCATCCAGCACGAGGTCGGCGCCCCCGGCTGA
- the gnd gene encoding phosphogluconate dehydrogenase (NAD(+)-dependent, decarboxylating), whose product MQLGMIGLGRMGANIVRRLMRAGHECVVFDVSPEAVAALEAEGATGATSLADLASKLDVPRAAWVMVPAAYAGQTVMDLAEHLESGDIVIDGGNSYYRDDVDRAAELSPRGIHHVDIGTSGGVFGLERGYCMMIGGETEAVARLDPILRALAPGVDAAPRTPGREGEPAQPEMGYLHCGPAGAGHFVKMVHNGIEYGVMAAYAEGMAILQKAGIGREEQEHDAETTPLRDPRYYRYEIDTAAVAEVWRRGSVISSWLLDLTAIALNEDPALGEFSGRVSDSGEGRWTVMAAVDEGVPAHVLTAALYERFSSRGEADYADKLLSAMRKQFGGHHEKKD is encoded by the coding sequence ATGCAGCTCGGGATGATCGGACTGGGACGGATGGGCGCGAACATCGTGCGCCGGCTGATGCGCGCCGGGCACGAGTGCGTGGTGTTCGACGTCAGTCCCGAGGCCGTCGCGGCGCTGGAGGCGGAGGGCGCGACGGGGGCGACGTCGCTCGCCGACCTCGCCTCGAAGCTCGACGTGCCCCGGGCGGCGTGGGTGATGGTGCCCGCCGCCTACGCCGGGCAGACGGTGATGGACCTCGCGGAGCACCTCGAGAGCGGCGACATCGTGATCGACGGCGGCAACAGCTACTACCGCGACGACGTCGACCGGGCGGCGGAGCTGTCGCCCCGGGGCATCCACCACGTCGACATCGGGACGAGCGGCGGCGTGTTCGGCCTGGAACGTGGCTACTGCATGATGATCGGCGGGGAGACGGAGGCGGTGGCGCGGCTCGACCCGATCCTCCGGGCCCTCGCCCCCGGCGTCGACGCGGCCCCCCGCACCCCCGGCCGGGAGGGTGAGCCCGCCCAGCCGGAGATGGGGTACCTCCACTGCGGCCCCGCCGGCGCCGGCCACTTCGTGAAGATGGTCCACAACGGCATCGAGTACGGGGTGATGGCCGCGTACGCCGAGGGGATGGCGATCCTCCAGAAGGCGGGGATCGGCCGCGAGGAGCAGGAGCACGACGCGGAGACGACGCCCCTCCGGGACCCCCGGTACTACCGGTACGAGATCGACACCGCCGCCGTCGCCGAGGTGTGGCGCCGGGGGAGCGTCATCTCGTCGTGGCTGCTCGACCTCACGGCGATCGCGTTGAACGAGGACCCCGCCCTCGGCGAGTTCAGCGGGCGCGTCTCCGACTCCGGGGAGGGACGGTGGACCGTCATGGCCGCGGTCGACGAGGGCGTCCCCGCCCACGTCCTCACCGCCGCCCTCTACGAGCGGTTCAGCTCGAGGGGGGAGGCGGACTACGCCGACAAGCTCCTCTCCGCCATGCGCAAGCAGTTCGGCGGCCACCACGAGAAGAAGGACTGA
- the pgi gene encoding glucose-6-phosphate isomerase — protein sequence MISRTDEWRALEAHAAGGAREAHLRDLFAADPARGDELTLQAGDLFLDYSKNRVDRGTLDLLAALARAAGVAERAAEMASGARINVTEGRAVLHTALRAPRTESIVVDGHDVVPDVHEVLDRMYDLADRVRSGAWTGATGQRIRTVVNIGIGGSDLGPAMAVRALRDAADAAIDIRFVSNIDGSDIADAVAGADPASTLFVVCSKTFTTLETLTNARTARAWLVDALGEDAVGRHFVAVSTNAEEVAAFGIDTTDMLGFWDWVGGRYSMDSAIGLTIAIAVGPEGFREMLDGFRIMDEHFLTAPPEANMPVLLGMLGVWNANFLGADTHAVLPYSERLGRFPAYLQQLDMESNGKSVDIDGRPVDVATGPVVWGEPGTNGQHAFYQLIHQGTRLVPSDLIGVCRPAHELGDHHDLLMANLLAQAEALAFGKSADEVAAEGVAPALVPHRTFPGNRPTNVILAPSLTPSVLGQLVALYEHKVFTQGVVWGINSFDQWGVELGKALATRIAPELTAPDPPDLHHDGSTNALIRRYRAERGRSN from the coding sequence GTGATCTCACGGACCGACGAGTGGCGGGCCCTCGAGGCCCACGCCGCGGGGGGCGCCCGCGAGGCCCACCTGCGCGACCTGTTCGCCGCCGACCCCGCCCGGGGCGATGAGCTGACGTTGCAGGCGGGGGACCTGTTCCTCGACTACTCGAAGAACCGCGTCGACCGCGGCACCCTCGACCTGCTGGCCGCCCTCGCGCGCGCCGCGGGCGTCGCGGAGCGGGCCGCGGAGATGGCCTCCGGCGCTCGTATCAACGTCACCGAGGGCCGGGCGGTGCTGCACACGGCGCTGCGGGCGCCGCGGACGGAGTCGATCGTCGTCGACGGCCACGACGTCGTCCCCGACGTGCACGAGGTGCTCGACCGCATGTACGACCTCGCGGACCGGGTGCGCTCCGGGGCGTGGACCGGCGCGACGGGGCAGCGCATCCGCACCGTCGTGAACATCGGGATCGGCGGTTCCGACCTCGGCCCCGCGATGGCGGTGCGCGCGTTGCGCGACGCGGCCGACGCCGCGATCGACATCCGCTTCGTCTCGAACATCGACGGCAGCGACATCGCGGACGCCGTGGCCGGCGCCGACCCGGCGAGCACCCTCTTCGTGGTCTGCTCGAAGACGTTCACCACCCTCGAGACGCTCACGAACGCGCGGACGGCGCGGGCGTGGCTGGTCGACGCGCTCGGCGAGGACGCCGTCGGCCGGCACTTCGTGGCGGTGTCGACGAACGCCGAGGAGGTCGCCGCGTTCGGCATCGACACCACCGACATGCTCGGCTTCTGGGACTGGGTCGGCGGCCGGTATTCGATGGACTCCGCGATCGGCCTGACGATCGCGATCGCCGTCGGACCGGAGGGCTTCCGGGAGATGCTCGACGGGTTCCGGATCATGGACGAGCACTTCCTCACCGCCCCGCCGGAGGCGAACATGCCGGTGCTGCTCGGGATGCTGGGCGTCTGGAACGCCAACTTCCTCGGCGCCGACACCCACGCCGTGCTGCCGTACAGCGAGCGCCTCGGCCGGTTCCCCGCGTACCTGCAGCAGCTCGACATGGAGAGCAACGGCAAGTCCGTCGACATCGACGGCCGCCCCGTCGACGTCGCCACCGGGCCGGTGGTGTGGGGCGAGCCGGGGACGAACGGCCAGCACGCCTTCTACCAGCTGATCCACCAGGGCACGCGCCTCGTGCCGAGCGACCTGATCGGCGTGTGCCGCCCCGCGCACGAACTCGGGGACCACCACGACCTGCTGATGGCGAACCTCCTCGCGCAGGCCGAGGCGCTCGCGTTCGGCAAGTCGGCGGACGAGGTCGCGGCGGAGGGCGTCGCGCCGGCGCTCGTGCCGCACCGGACGTTCCCCGGCAACCGCCCCACCAACGTCATCCTCGCCCCGTCGCTGACGCCGTCGGTGCTGGGGCAGCTCGTCGCGCTCTACGAGCACAAGGTGTTCACGCAGGGGGTCGTGTGGGGGATCAACTCCTTCGACCAGTGGGGGGTCGAGCTCGGCAAGGCGCTCGCCACCCGCATCGCCCCCGAGCTCACCGCTCCCGACCCGCCGGACCTGCACCACGACGGCTCGACCAACGCACTCATCCGCCGCTACCGCGCCGAACGAGGGAGAAGCAACTGA
- the mazG gene encoding nucleoside triphosphate pyrophosphohydrolase — protein MITVVGLGAGDPESVPARALAVIAGAAHVVAPELPAALRELLPVDPAPLGDPAALPDGTVVAAPDAEAHRLARALPDAATVPDRATLRDRAIGAEVAALTRVGLRLRRDCPWDRVQTAATIVPHTIEEAFEVADAVATGHGLVDELGDLLFQAVFLAQLLEEEGGADLGAVARGQADKLISRHPHVYGDAVAATAAGVVDVWERRKREERADQGIFHDLPSGLPALAYATKAQKRAASVGFDFPDVPAALDKLDEETAELRAEPGARELGDVLFAAVGAARAVGADPELALRASAQRFRERVEAAARLAAEAGHDFESLPPERQVHWYEEARR, from the coding sequence ATGATCACGGTCGTCGGACTCGGGGCGGGGGATCCCGAGTCCGTGCCGGCCCGCGCGCTCGCCGTCATCGCCGGCGCCGCCCACGTGGTCGCCCCCGAGCTGCCCGCCGCCCTCCGGGAGCTCCTCCCGGTGGACCCCGCGCCCCTCGGCGACCCGGCGGCGCTGCCCGACGGCACCGTCGTCGCGGCGCCCGACGCCGAGGCCCACCGCCTCGCCCGCGCCCTGCCGGACGCCGCCACCGTCCCGGACCGCGCCACGTTGCGGGACCGGGCGATCGGCGCGGAGGTCGCGGCCCTCACCCGCGTCGGCCTGCGACTGCGCCGCGACTGCCCGTGGGACCGGGTGCAGACGGCCGCGACGATCGTGCCGCACACGATCGAGGAGGCCTTCGAGGTGGCCGACGCCGTCGCCACCGGCCACGGCCTCGTCGACGAGCTCGGCGACCTGCTGTTCCAGGCGGTGTTCCTCGCCCAGCTGCTCGAGGAGGAGGGGGGCGCCGACCTCGGCGCCGTCGCCCGCGGGCAGGCCGACAAGCTGATCTCCCGCCACCCCCACGTCTACGGCGACGCGGTCGCGGCGACCGCCGCCGGCGTCGTCGACGTGTGGGAGCGCCGCAAGCGGGAGGAGCGGGCCGACCAGGGGATCTTCCACGACCTCCCGTCCGGCCTGCCGGCGCTCGCGTACGCGACGAAGGCGCAGAAGCGGGCGGCGTCGGTGGGGTTCGACTTCCCCGACGTCCCGGCGGCACTCGACAAGCTCGACGAGGAGACCGCCGAGCTGCGCGCCGAGCCGGGGGCGCGTGAGCTGGGGGACGTGCTGTTCGCGGCGGTCGGCGCCGCCCGGGCGGTGGGGGCCGACCCCGAGCTCGCGTTGCGGGCGTCGGCGCAGCGGTTCCGCGAGAGGGTCGAGGCCGCGGCGCGGCTCGCCGCCGAGGCCGGCCACGACTTCGAGAGCCTGCCGCCGGAGCGTCAGGTCCACTGGTACGAGGAGGCGCGACGGTGA
- a CDS encoding peptidylprolyl isomerase, with the protein MTKTNRRSPLVAGVLVGLAALGAVGVLLVAGCGDDGSNLPDGVVARVGDAPITEAELTTTIDQSRAEAEAQGATLPEEGADGYDDVRRQALQSLVQQKVVEFEARECGKPCKVTAEEIDAELARITTTNFEGSKKKFDDFLKERGITTADAREIVRNQLEQQALFNRYTRGVRFTAADARTYYNENPDQFTVAAGRTASHILVETEAEADAIRAELTPENFAEIAREKSTDTGSAPQGGDLGQIQKGQLVPEFEKVAFSLEDGEISQPVKTQFGWHIITVDITPAKTTSFAEARSQIIQSQLAAKRQTTFQTWSEKVLAKWEDRTVYADDGLKPQTTTTAAPAATPTAPAPTP; encoded by the coding sequence GTGACGAAGACCAACCGCAGATCTCCGCTCGTGGCGGGGGTCCTCGTCGGCCTCGCCGCCCTGGGTGCGGTGGGTGTCCTGCTCGTCGCCGGGTGTGGCGACGACGGGTCGAACCTCCCCGACGGCGTCGTCGCCCGGGTGGGCGACGCCCCCATCACGGAGGCCGAGCTGACCACGACGATCGACCAGAGCCGGGCCGAGGCCGAGGCGCAGGGCGCGACGCTGCCGGAGGAGGGCGCCGACGGCTACGACGACGTCCGCCGCCAGGCGCTGCAGTCGCTCGTGCAGCAGAAGGTCGTCGAGTTCGAGGCCCGCGAGTGCGGGAAGCCGTGCAAGGTGACGGCGGAGGAGATCGACGCCGAGCTCGCGCGGATCACCACGACGAACTTCGAGGGCTCGAAGAAGAAGTTCGACGACTTCCTCAAGGAGCGCGGCATCACCACCGCCGACGCCCGGGAGATCGTCCGCAACCAGCTCGAGCAGCAGGCACTGTTCAACCGGTACACGCGCGGCGTGCGCTTCACCGCCGCCGACGCCCGGACGTACTACAACGAGAACCCCGACCAGTTCACCGTCGCCGCCGGTCGCACCGCCAGCCACATCCTCGTCGAGACCGAGGCCGAGGCCGACGCGATCCGCGCGGAGCTGACGCCGGAGAACTTCGCGGAGATCGCCCGCGAGAAGTCGACCGACACGGGCTCCGCGCCCCAGGGCGGCGACCTCGGGCAGATCCAGAAGGGCCAGCTCGTCCCCGAGTTCGAGAAGGTCGCCTTCTCCCTCGAGGACGGTGAGATCTCCCAGCCGGTGAAGACCCAGTTCGGCTGGCACATCATCACCGTGGATATCACCCCCGCGAAGACGACGTCCTTCGCCGAGGCGCGCTCCCAGATCATCCAGAGCCAGCTCGCGGCGAAGCGCCAGACGACCTTCCAGACCTGGAGCGAGAAGGTGCTCGCGAAGTGGGAGGACCGGACGGTGTACGCGGACGACGGGCTGAAGCCGCAGACGACGACCACGGCCGCCCCGGCGGCGACCCCGACCGCCCCGGCGCCCACCCCGTAG
- the mfd gene encoding transcription-repair coupling factor, protein MSETRATSIDRVIAANPPLAAAAARLDADGRAGGLAVARPAWPYVLSALARTGDRSLLAVTPGDDEARDLSTELVALMGRGAVALWPTRGVPANAAVGPSPHLVGQRARALSTLGRPGTVVVAGAPAVAERVAGTPGDAFEVAVGQQTSLDELIDRLVALGYERVDQVEERGDLSVRGGILDVYPSTADLPARIELFGDEIESMRAFSPFTQRTIRPIGRLLAWPAAEPDGDSVDPLGLPGIAAARLIRLAPSEHPAALREAHERLEDEAAAGAIAPPEETERELAALAALDLSPPAGSATPAFDAVEARFTSRTPSEAEGELARLARSGTRVVLAFARRGDMSRAVVRMERLRPSELEPGALPPPGEVGGTVLGVRAGLVSRALNLAIVPEERVLRRRAPSSQRGPVVGKRLASFLDLKVGDHVVHEDHGIGRLTGFETRTVAGLTRDYLALAFAQGDRLYVPHDQLHRVTRYVGADGSPPALSKLGGKAWDRMKSRARAAVREMAGELISLYEARAAAKGYAFPPDDDMTRELERTFRHRETPDQQRAIDAVADDMERPRPMDRLICGDVGFGKTEIAMRAAFKAAAAGKQVLMLVPTTILAQQHLATFRERFGELPVTVDLVNRFRSPAETKDVLSRYRDGRLDILIGTHRLLSMDVQPKDLGLVIVDEEQRFGVAQKESLRQLRLSVDVLAMSATPIPRTLQISLSGLRDISVIETPPPGRRPIATHVGEYDEALIVEALRREHARGGQSFYLHNRVETIEDAGEALRGLVPEMNIVTAHGQMAEHELEEVMLAFVRGEADVLVATSIIESGLDIPQANTLIVERADALGLSQLYQIRGRVGRSEVTAHAYLLYPDDASLTREASSRLRALADYTELGSGLRIAMRDLEIRGAGNLLGDEQSGHVAAIGFELYLEMLNEAVLRGQGEEPPEREVRVDIAVSAYIPGDYVTLEAAKIDLHRRIALSASLEDVATLREEIADRFGPIPPPVESLLSVQRVRVKLRAAGASQIAVRSGRVTVGPVSLTSQQLRTLREAQPAAVYAGSERLVSLPAGAAGSERLAAAEAALDALASAGALAA, encoded by the coding sequence GTGAGCGAGACCCGCGCCACCTCCATCGACCGCGTCATCGCCGCCAACCCGCCGCTCGCGGCCGCCGCGGCACGCCTCGACGCCGACGGCCGCGCCGGCGGGCTCGCCGTCGCCCGGCCCGCGTGGCCCTACGTCCTCTCCGCCCTCGCGCGCACCGGCGACCGCTCGCTGCTCGCCGTCACGCCCGGCGACGACGAGGCCCGGGACCTCTCCACGGAGCTCGTCGCGTTGATGGGCCGCGGGGCCGTCGCCCTGTGGCCGACGCGGGGGGTCCCCGCCAACGCGGCCGTCGGCCCCTCGCCGCACCTCGTCGGCCAGCGGGCGCGTGCCCTGTCGACCCTCGGCCGTCCCGGCACCGTCGTCGTCGCCGGGGCCCCCGCCGTCGCCGAGCGCGTCGCCGGCACGCCGGGGGACGCCTTCGAGGTGGCGGTCGGCCAGCAGACCTCCCTGGACGAGCTCATCGACCGCCTCGTCGCCCTCGGGTACGAACGCGTCGACCAGGTCGAGGAGCGCGGTGACCTGTCGGTGCGCGGCGGCATCCTCGACGTCTACCCGTCGACCGCCGACCTGCCCGCCCGGATCGAGCTCTTCGGCGACGAGATCGAGAGCATGCGGGCGTTCTCGCCCTTCACCCAGCGCACCATCCGCCCCATCGGGCGCCTGCTCGCGTGGCCCGCCGCGGAACCCGACGGTGACAGCGTCGACCCCCTCGGGCTGCCCGGCATCGCCGCCGCCCGCCTGATCCGCCTCGCCCCGTCGGAGCACCCCGCCGCCCTCCGGGAGGCCCACGAGCGCCTCGAGGACGAGGCCGCCGCCGGCGCGATCGCCCCGCCCGAGGAGACCGAGCGCGAGCTCGCCGCCCTCGCCGCGCTCGACCTGTCACCGCCCGCCGGGTCCGCGACCCCCGCCTTCGACGCCGTCGAGGCGCGCTTCACCAGCCGCACCCCCTCCGAGGCCGAGGGGGAGCTCGCCCGCCTCGCCCGCAGCGGCACCCGCGTCGTGCTGGCCTTCGCCCGCCGCGGCGACATGTCCCGCGCCGTCGTCCGCATGGAGCGCCTCCGTCCCAGCGAGCTCGAGCCGGGCGCGCTGCCGCCGCCCGGCGAGGTCGGCGGCACGGTGCTCGGCGTCCGCGCCGGCCTCGTGTCGCGGGCGCTGAACCTGGCGATCGTCCCCGAGGAGCGCGTCCTCCGCCGCCGGGCGCCGTCCTCGCAGCGCGGCCCCGTCGTCGGCAAGCGCCTCGCGAGCTTCCTCGACCTGAAGGTCGGCGACCACGTCGTCCACGAGGACCACGGCATCGGTCGTCTCACCGGGTTCGAGACGCGCACCGTCGCGGGCCTCACGCGCGACTACCTGGCGCTGGCGTTCGCGCAGGGCGACCGCCTCTACGTCCCCCACGACCAGCTCCACCGCGTCACCCGCTACGTCGGCGCCGACGGCTCCCCGCCGGCCCTCTCGAAGCTGGGCGGCAAGGCGTGGGACCGCATGAAGTCGCGTGCCCGCGCGGCCGTGCGCGAGATGGCCGGCGAGCTGATCTCCCTCTACGAGGCCCGCGCCGCGGCGAAGGGGTACGCGTTCCCGCCCGACGACGACATGACCCGCGAGCTGGAGCGGACGTTCCGCCACCGCGAGACACCCGACCAGCAGCGCGCCATCGACGCCGTCGCCGACGACATGGAGCGCCCCCGGCCCATGGACCGCCTCATCTGCGGCGACGTCGGGTTCGGCAAGACCGAGATCGCCATGCGGGCGGCGTTCAAGGCGGCGGCTGCCGGCAAGCAGGTGCTGATGCTGGTGCCGACGACGATCCTCGCCCAGCAGCACCTCGCCACGTTCCGCGAGCGGTTCGGCGAGCTGCCGGTGACCGTCGACCTCGTCAACCGCTTCCGCTCCCCCGCGGAGACGAAGGACGTGCTGTCGCGCTACCGCGACGGGCGCCTCGACATCCTCATCGGCACCCACCGCCTGCTGTCGATGGACGTGCAGCCGAAGGACCTCGGCCTCGTGATCGTCGACGAGGAGCAGCGGTTCGGGGTCGCGCAGAAGGAGTCGCTGCGCCAGCTGCGGCTCAGCGTCGACGTGCTCGCGATGAGCGCCACGCCGATCCCCCGCACGCTGCAGATCTCCCTCTCCGGGCTCCGCGACATCAGCGTCATCGAGACGCCCCCGCCCGGTCGCCGGCCCATCGCCACGCACGTCGGCGAGTACGACGAGGCCCTCATCGTGGAGGCCCTCCGCCGCGAGCACGCCCGCGGCGGGCAGAGCTTCTACCTCCACAACCGGGTCGAGACGATCGAGGACGCCGGGGAGGCGCTCCGCGGGCTCGTGCCGGAGATGAACATCGTCACCGCCCACGGGCAGATGGCGGAGCACGAGCTGGAGGAGGTCATGCTCGCGTTCGTGCGGGGCGAGGCCGACGTGCTCGTCGCGACGAGCATCATCGAGTCGGGCCTCGACATCCCCCAGGCGAACACCCTGATCGTCGAGCGCGCCGACGCCCTGGGCCTGTCCCAGCTCTACCAGATCCGCGGGCGGGTCGGTCGCTCCGAGGTGACCGCCCACGCGTACCTCCTCTATCCCGACGACGCGTCCCTGACCCGCGAGGCGTCGTCGCGGCTGCGGGCCCTCGCCGACTACACGGAGCTCGGGAGCGGACTGCGGATCGCGATGCGCGACCTCGAGATCCGCGGCGCCGGCAACCTGCTCGGCGACGAGCAGAGCGGGCACGTCGCGGCGATCGGCTTCGAGCTATATCTCGAGATGCTGAACGAGGCCGTCCTGCGGGGGCAGGGCGAGGAGCCGCCCGAGCGCGAGGTGCGGGTCGACATCGCCGTGTCGGCGTACATCCCCGGCGACTACGTCACGCTCGAGGCGGCCAAGATCGACCTGCACAGGCGCATCGCGCTCTCCGCGTCGCTCGAGGACGTCGCGACCCTCCGCGAGGAGATCGCCGACCGCTTCGGGCCGATCCCGCCCCCCGTCGAGTCGCTCCTCTCGGTGCAGCGGGTGCGCGTGAAGCTGCGCGCCGCGGGCGCGAGCCAGATCGCCGTGCGGTCGGGACGTGTCACGGTGGGTCCCGTGAGCCTCACCAGCCAGCAGCTCCGCACCCTCCGCGAGGCCCAGCCGGCGGCCGTCTACGCCGGCAGCGAGCGCCTCGTCTCCCTCCCGGCGGGCGCCGCCGGGAGCGAGCGGCTCGCCGCCGCGGAGGCCGCGCTGGACGCCCTCGCGAGCGCCGGGGCACTCGCCGCATGA
- a CDS encoding 50S ribosomal protein L25/general stress protein Ctc has protein sequence MAHVSLTAQTRTEFGNGPTRRLRRQGLVPGIVYQSGGDSLPLALPGHDLKRTLVEGRTAVIDLVVGDARPQPVLVKDWQLHPVRGDVLHVDFQQVDLKVEIEAPIPISLVGNSVGVRDGGVLDQPLREVVVSALPDSLPDHIEVDVSELQVGDSLTVADIQVPQGVTITSEPETVVASVLAPTVEAEAEGDEGGAAVEGESESGAGETSDE, from the coding sequence ATGGCACACGTCAGCCTCACCGCCCAGACCCGCACCGAGTTCGGCAACGGACCCACACGGCGCCTCCGCCGTCAGGGCCTCGTTCCGGGCATCGTCTACCAGAGCGGCGGCGACTCGCTGCCCCTGGCGCTGCCGGGACACGACCTCAAGCGGACCCTCGTGGAGGGGCGCACGGCCGTCATCGACCTCGTCGTCGGCGACGCCCGCCCGCAGCCGGTCCTCGTGAAGGACTGGCAGCTGCACCCGGTGCGTGGCGACGTGCTGCACGTCGACTTCCAGCAGGTCGACCTCAAGGTCGAGATCGAGGCCCCCATCCCGATCTCGCTCGTCGGCAACTCCGTCGGCGTCCGCGACGGCGGCGTGCTCGACCAGCCGCTCCGCGAGGTCGTCGTGAGCGCCCTCCCGGACAGCCTCCCCGACCACATCGAGGTCGACGTCTCCGAGCTCCAGGTCGGCGACTCGCTGACCGTGGCCGACATCCAGGTGCCGCAGGGCGTGACGATCACGTCCGAGCCCGAGACGGTGGTCGCCTCCGTCCTGGCGCCGACGGTGGAGGCCGAGGCCGAGGGCGACGAGGGCGGCGCGGCCGTCGAGGGCGAGTCGGAGTCCGGGGCCGGAGAGACCTCCGACGAGTAG